AGCAGCAAGCCAGTACTACATAACGATCAAAATTTTTTCTTGCATTAGCTATCAGAAATCACCAGTCCCATACGGATAGCGTAGCGCACTAAACCAGCAACATCATGAATGTCTAGCCGCTTCATTAGTTGCATCCGATGGGTTTCTACTGTTTTCACACTTATATACAATAATTCCGCAATTTCTTTTGTACTTTTCCCTTCGGCAATTAACTGCAAAATTTCGCGCTGGCGTGATGTTAATTGTTCTAAAGAATTAGATTCATGGCCTACCCGCTGTAAATAATTGGCAACCACGTGCTTAGAAACTGCTGGGCTAAGATAGGTTTCACCTTGAGAAATAGCTTTGATTGCTAGTTCCAGTTCGCTAATACCAGCATCTTTCAATAAATAACCCATTGCGCCTATACGTAATGCTTGCAACACGTATTCCTCATTCGCGTGCATGGAAAGCATAATTACCCGTACCTGGGGAAATTCTTTAACCACGTGTGCTGTGGCTTCTAAGCCATTCATTTCGGGCATGGCAATATCCATCAACACTACATCCGGTTGATGTTCTGCAATCAAGCGCAAAGCCTCACGTCCATCACCTGCTTCTGCAATTACTTGTATACCTTGGATATTTTGTAGGAGCGCACGCAATCCAGCACGGACAAGGGTATGATTGTCTGCTAATAAAATACGAGTTAATTGTGGGTCTGCGGTCATTTAGCCGATCTTTTGAAACTAGCTGTTTTTGCCTTGAGCAAATTGTGTATAAGCAAAAAACTTCAAAATATAAGGTGTGAAGTTGTGAGTGGGAATCAAACTAGATAATTTTGCAAGAAGGCATGATTTTCACATTCTCCCGTGCTTTTATCTAAAACAATCGAGTAATTCAAGTTTGATTTTGAGAAAGTGGGAAAATAGCGTGAATTTTACTGCCATGTTGAGGAACAGATTTAATATCGATTTGACCACCAATCAGCACAACACGCTCTTCCATTCCCAGCAAACCTAAACTTCCTCCCTTAGTAGCTTTTTCCCTGGCTAAATTCACATCGAATCCAATACCATCATCGCGGATTATGAGGTGTAGCTGAGTGTCCTGTTGCCATAATTCAACAATTACCCGTTGTGCTTTGGCATGGCGCACGACATTGGTTAAGGCTTCTTGGACAATACGAAAGCAGGTTGTTTCTAAATTAGCCGATAGCTTGGTTTCTAAGGGCTGACTCACCAATTCTCCAATGATGCCAGAGCGTTGCGTTTGACGATCTATGTACCAGCGCAGTGCTACTACTAGTCCCAGATCGTCTAATAAGGATGGC
The genomic region above belongs to Calothrix sp. NIES-2098 and contains:
- a CDS encoding two component transcriptional regulator, LuxR family protein: MTADPQLTRILLADNHTLVRAGLRALLQNIQGIQVIAEAGDGREALRLIAEHQPDVVLMDIAMPEMNGLEATAHVVKEFPQVRVIMLSMHANEEYVLQALRIGAMGYLLKDAGISELELAIKAISQGETYLSPAVSKHVVANYLQRVGHESNSLEQLTSRQREILQLIAEGKSTKEIAELLYISVKTVETHRMQLMKRLDIHDVAGLVRYAIRMGLVISDS